The Desulfovibrio sp. DNA window TGGGGCAGACCCTCACCAGTGATGAGGTGTCCATGACGGCATCCGCCATTGTGGATTTTTTGCATCAGGGCGCGGACATGATCGTGGTCACGGGCGGCATGTCCGTTGACCCGGACGACCGCACGCCCACGGCCATCCGCGCTTCCGGGGCGGAAGTGCTCAGTTACGGCGCGCCGGTATATCCGGGGGCCATGTTTCTTCTGGCCTATGCAACCGGGCCGCGCGGCCCTGTGCCCGTTCTGGGGCTGCCGGGCTGCGTCATGTACCACAAGGCCAGTATTTTCGACCTGGTGGTGCCGCGCCTGTTGGCCGGCATCAAGGTCACGCCCGAAGATGTGGCGGCCATGGGGCACGGCGGTTTTTGCTCTGGTTGCCCTGAGTGCACGTACCCCATGTGCCCTTTTGGCAAATAGAGGCGCGGGCGCAACGGTATCACGGTCAAAATATCATGCTGTTTCTGGATGAGCAGCACGGCGTACTCGCCGGTCAGTCACGGCCCTGAGCGCGGATATCCCGCGTCGGCATATACACAGGCATTTATTAATAAAGGAGTCGCGCATGGAACCAAAAACTCTTGTAGTGAACGGCATTCCCCGGCGTTTGCTGGTCAGCCCCAATGATACTCTGGTGGACGTGCTGCGCAGCCAGTTGCAGCTCACCAGCGTCAAGGTTGGCTGCGGCAAAGGGCAGTGCGGCGCTTGTACCGTCATCGTTGACGGCAAGGTGTCGCGCGCCTGCATCATCAAGATGAGCCGCGTGGCTGACAATGCAGCCATAACCACTCTTGAAGGTGTCGGTACGCCCGCCAACCTGCATCCCCTGCAGCACGCCTGGATTCAGCACGGCGCGGCGCAGTGCGGTTTTTGCACCCCCGGTTTCATCGTGTCGGCCAAGGCTTTGCTGGACGAGAACATCAAGCCCAGCCGTGAAGACGTGCGCGACTGGTTCCAGAAGAACCACAATATCTGCCGTTGTACGGGCTACAAGCCCCTGGTGGACGCCGTCATGGACGCGGCCGCCATCATGCGCGGCGAAAAAACCGTTGAAGAAATCAGCTTCAAGATGCCTGCCGACGGCCGCATCTGGGGCACCACCATTCCCCGTCCCAGCGCTGTGGCCAAGGTCACGGGCGTGGCCGAATTCGGCGCGGACGCTGCCGTGCGCATGCCTGAAGACACCCTGCATCTGGCCCTGGCCCAGGCCAAGGTTTCCCATGCCCTCATCAAGGGCATCGACACCGCCGAGGCCGAAAAGATGCCCGGCGTGGTCAAGGTGCTGACCCACAAGGACGTGAAGGGCAAAAACCGCATCACGGGCCTTATCACCTTCCCCACCAACAAGGGTGACGGTTGGGAACGTCCCATCCTTAACGACCAGAAGATCTTCCAGTACGGCGATGCCCTGGCCATCGTTTGTGCCGACTCCGAAGCCAATGCGCGCGCCGCCGCTGAAAAGGTCAAGTTTGACCTGGAGCTGCTGCCCGAATACATGAGCGCTCCCGAAGCCATGGCCCCTGACGCCATTGAAATCCACCCCGGCACCCCCAACGTCTATTATGACCAGTTTGAAGAAAAGGGCGAAGATACGGCTCCCTTCTTCAACGATCCCAATAACGTGGTGATCGAGGGCAGCTACTACACCCAGCGCCAGCCGCACCTGCCCATCGAACCCGACGTGGGTTACGGCTACATCAACGAGCAGGGCCAGGTGGTCATCCACTCCAAGTCCATCGGTCTTCACCTGCACGCGCTCATGATCGCTCCCGGTCTGGGCCTGGAATTCCCCAAGGATCTCGTGCTGGTGCAAAACACCGCGGGCGGCACCTTCGGCTACAAGTTCAGCCCCACCATGGAAGCGCTCATCGGCGTGGCCGTCATGGCCACCGGTCGTCCCTGCCACCTGCGCTACAACTATGAGCAGCAGCAGAACTACACCGGCAAGCGTTCGCCTTTCTGGACCACGCTGCGTTACGCGGCCACCAAGCAGGGCAAGATTCTCGCCATGGATACGGACTGGAGCGTTGACCACGGCCCCTATTCCGAATTCGGCGACCTGCTCACCCTGCGCGGTGCGCAGTACATCGGCGCTGGTTACGGCATTGCCAACATTCGCGGCCAGGGCCGCACCGTTGCCACCAACCACTGCTGGGGCGCGGCTTTCCGTGGTTACGGCGCGCCGGAATCGGAATTCCCCTCTGAAGTGCTCATGGACGAACTGGCTGAAAAGCTCGGCATGGATCCCTTCGAACTGCGCGCCCTGAACTGCTATAAGGAAGGCGACACCACGCCCTCTGGCCAGGTTCCTGAAGTCATGAGCCTGCCTGAAATGTTCGATAAAATGCGCCCCTACTATGAAGAATCCAAAAAGCGCGTGAAGGAGCGTTCCACCGCCGAAGTCAAGCGCGGCGTGGGCATCGCCCTTGGCGTGTACGGCGCTGGCCTTGACGGGCCGGACACCTCCGAAGCCTGGGTTGAACTCAATATGGACGGCAGCGTGACCGTGGGCAACTCCTGGGAAGACCACGGCCAGGGCGCTGACGCCGGTTCGCTGGGCACGGCCCACGAAGCTCTGCGTCCCCTGAAGATCGCCCCTGAAAACATTCACCTGCTCATGAACGACACCAGCAAGACCCCCAACTCCGGTCCTGCGGGCGGTTCGCGTTCACAGGTGGTCACGGGCAACGCCATCCGCGTGGCCTGCGAAATGCTCATTGAAGGCATGCGCAAGCCCGGCGGCGGCTTCTTTACTCCTGAAGAAATGAAGGCCGAAGGCCGCCCGCTGCACTATGACGGCAAGTGGAGCGCCCCCGCCAAGGACTGCGACGGCAAGGGCCAGGGTTCGCCTTTCGCCTGCTACATGTACGGTCTGTTCCTGTCCGAAGTGGCTGTTGAAGTGGCCACCGGCAAAGCTACCGTTGAAAAGATCGTCTGCGTGGCCGACATCGGCACCCTCTGCAACAAGCTTGTGGTTGACGGTCAGATCTACGGCGGCCTCGCCCAGGGCGTTGGTCTTGCTCTTACCGAAGATTACGAAGACCTCAAGAAGCACAGCACCATGGGCGGTTCGGGCGTTCCCAGCATCAAGATGATCCCCGACGATATGGAAATCGTGTATGTGCAGACCCACCGCAAGGACGGCCCCTTCGGCGCATCCGGTGTGGGCGAAATGCCCCTCACCGCCCCGCATGCGGCCATCATCAACGGCATCTACAATGCCTGCGGCGCGCGCATCCGGCATTTGCCCGCACGTCCTGAAAAGGTCTTGGAGGCCATGCCCAAGTAGGGTAAGGTTGTAACAAAGGAAAAATCCGGGAGGAGGGCCGCAGCGTCTGGCAGCGCCATACCCGCTGTATCCCTCCTTCCGGGCCCTCACCCGCAAAGATCACTGGTTTGTCTGGCGCGCAGGGGTACAGACTCTTGTGGCGTATTGTCCATACGTTTGAGCGGGGTTTTCGGGGGCTCCCCCGAAAATCCCGCTACCTTTTTGCGGCAGGGAACATGCCAGGGCTTGCAGCCACGGCGCGCAGCCTGGATTGCGAAAGCTCTTGTTGCCCTTATTTCACACTAGCCGGTTTTGCAGTGAGTTTACGCCATGATGGATCAAAAGCGTCTGCACGAGATTGAAGCCCGCTGTACACAGGAAAGCCCCCCGCGCTGCCGCGAAGCCTGTCCTTTCGATCTGGACGTACGCACCTTCATGGCGCGTATGGCCGAGGGCAAGCCCGGCGAGGCCCGTAAGCTTGTGGAGCGCCATCTGCCGTTGCCCGGTACCATGGCGCGCCTTTGTGACGCCCCGTGTGAAAATGTCTGTCTGCGGCGCGACCTTGGCGGCAGCATCGCCATGCACGGCCTTGAGCTTGCCTGCATGCTGGCGGTCGGCCCACAGGGCCGCCCATTGCCCCTGCCGCCCAAACGCTTCAGCATAGCCATCCTTGGGGCGGGTCTGGCTGGCCTCGCGGCTGCCTGGGATCTTTCGCGCAAGGCGTATCCCGTAACGGTATACCATGCCGGAACGCCCGGCCAGGCAGTGCTTGAGGCCTATCCGCAACTGCGCAACGAGGGCGACGGGGCCTTTGCCAAGGATTTTCTGGCCGAAGATATGGAACTTCTGGTGCGCCAGAAGGTGCAGTTTGTTGCTGCCGATCTGGATCAGGCCCTGCTGGACAAGGCGGTTGCGGAATACGCGGGCGTGCTTGTGGATGCGGGCGCGGCCCCGGCTCTGGCTCCTGACGCTGCGGATATGGACGAGGAAACCCTGCACTGGCGTGACACTGTCTGCTGTGCTGGCTGGCCCAGCGTGACGCCCACGGGGCACAGTTTTGCCTCATCGTCGCGCCAGGCCGGACAGGGACGCCGCGCCGCCCAGACGCTGGAACGCCTGACCAGTGGCGTGTCCCTTACCGCCGCACGCAACAAGGAGCAGGGCGCATTGCACACGGATCTGCGCGGCATTGCGCCCGTACCGCGTGTGGAGCCTGCCGCCGTCGTGTATACTGCCGACGAGGCCGTGGCGGAAGCTGCCCGCTGCCTGCAGTGCGAATGCATGATCTGCGTGCGCGAATGCGTCTATCTGCAAAAATACAAAGGCTATCCGCGCGTTTATGCGCGGCAGGTTCACAACAACGCC harbors:
- a CDS encoding pyridine nucleotide-disulfide oxidoreductase/dicluster-binding protein, whose translation is MMDQKRLHEIEARCTQESPPRCREACPFDLDVRTFMARMAEGKPGEARKLVERHLPLPGTMARLCDAPCENVCLRRDLGGSIAMHGLELACMLAVGPQGRPLPLPPKRFSIAILGAGLAGLAAAWDLSRKAYPVTVYHAGTPGQAVLEAYPQLRNEGDGAFAKDFLAEDMELLVRQKVQFVAADLDQALLDKAVAEYAGVLVDAGAAPALAPDAADMDEETLHWRDTVCCAGWPSVTPTGHSFASSSRQAGQGRRAAQTLERLTSGVSLTAARNKEQGALHTDLRGIAPVPRVEPAAVVYTADEAVAEAARCLQCECMICVRECVYLQKYKGYPRVYARQVHNNASIVKGLHTANALINGCALCGQCEELCPENFSMAELCLSAREDMVERGYMPPTAHEFALEDMESASGPECALVLPDTSLPSGRDPSWLFFPGCQLAASRGEQVAQVYALLRERMAASPEPGVALMLSCCGIPARWAGRASLFAEHTAKLRQTWESLGKPRIMAACSSCLAALRESLPEAQALSLWEVMDQMGLPEGPLPSSLPQSGGRAASSGDPAMAGGCGSGLPEVFSIQDPCTARHDKAWLAAVRSLAQRAGARVEEPRLTGASTACCGYGGLVWCAQPELADAMAAHRSGELPH
- a CDS encoding molybdopterin-dependent aldehyde oxidoreductase, with the protein product MEPKTLVVNGIPRRLLVSPNDTLVDVLRSQLQLTSVKVGCGKGQCGACTVIVDGKVSRACIIKMSRVADNAAITTLEGVGTPANLHPLQHAWIQHGAAQCGFCTPGFIVSAKALLDENIKPSREDVRDWFQKNHNICRCTGYKPLVDAVMDAAAIMRGEKTVEEISFKMPADGRIWGTTIPRPSAVAKVTGVAEFGADAAVRMPEDTLHLALAQAKVSHALIKGIDTAEAEKMPGVVKVLTHKDVKGKNRITGLITFPTNKGDGWERPILNDQKIFQYGDALAIVCADSEANARAAAEKVKFDLELLPEYMSAPEAMAPDAIEIHPGTPNVYYDQFEEKGEDTAPFFNDPNNVVIEGSYYTQRQPHLPIEPDVGYGYINEQGQVVIHSKSIGLHLHALMIAPGLGLEFPKDLVLVQNTAGGTFGYKFSPTMEALIGVAVMATGRPCHLRYNYEQQQNYTGKRSPFWTTLRYAATKQGKILAMDTDWSVDHGPYSEFGDLLTLRGAQYIGAGYGIANIRGQGRTVATNHCWGAAFRGYGAPESEFPSEVLMDELAEKLGMDPFELRALNCYKEGDTTPSGQVPEVMSLPEMFDKMRPYYEESKKRVKERSTAEVKRGVGIALGVYGAGLDGPDTSEAWVELNMDGSVTVGNSWEDHGQGADAGSLGTAHEALRPLKIAPENIHLLMNDTSKTPNSGPAGGSRSQVVTGNAIRVACEMLIEGMRKPGGGFFTPEEMKAEGRPLHYDGKWSAPAKDCDGKGQGSPFACYMYGLFLSEVAVEVATGKATVEKIVCVADIGTLCNKLVVDGQIYGGLAQGVGLALTEDYEDLKKHSTMGGSGVPSIKMIPDDMEIVYVQTHRKDGPFGASGVGEMPLTAPHAAIINGIYNACGARIRHLPARPEKVLEAMPK